TTGAGCAGCATCGAATTTTTGTTGTCTGAGATAAAGTTTTCCTCTCTGTGTCAAAATTTTCGCTCTTTTCTCAGCCTTTGTCAATTCCAGTTCCAAAGCGCGATTGTAATTCCGTTCCGCATCTTGTAGTAAATCATCAGATTGCTTATTCTGTTGCCATTGATTCAACAGTGCCGTTCCTATATTAGTCAGAAAAATGCCTTTGTCGATAAAAGCATCAGGCTTATCATTCACGAAATTCAAAGCTTGCATGTGCCATTGTTTTGCCGTTTCgtattcttttaaattatgtGAAATAACTCCCAACAAATTGTAAATACTTGAAATTTGTGACCAACAACCATTCCCTTTTTTCTTAAAAGCATGTAATGCTATTACAAGATAGTCCTTGGCTTCGCCATATTTCTCCAGTCTATTGAGATATCGAGCCTGCATTGTCCAATAACAACCAAGGACCAGCGCACAGGGAACATCTTTGGGGTTTTGTTTGCGTTTCATATACTCAAGTTCTTTTGAAAGTTTCTCATGTTTAACCACTACATCTTCTATATCAGTCAAAATTCTATCACACTTTTCATGTCTATcgttttcaaaataaagtttACCTAAACAGGTTTTATAATAAAGAATATCCAAAACATTGTTTTCTTCTATAGCTTGGTCGATCATCTGTTTATAGTACTGACATCGACGCGTTGTGTCCAGTATCAAATCCAATAACCATTCAGTGTTTAATACGCTCGTTGTATTGGCGACATTGATGGTGGTTGATCTGGGGtttaaatgatattgtattACATACTCACAGAGAGTACTGAAATGAGATTCAAATTTGGCGATTGTTTTCATGGAATCGACAGAGGGCAATTTCGCTGCTCTTGACAGAATCCTGTTGATATGCTCGACATATCTTGCACTTGCATCGGTAACAATGTTTTTATACTGCTCCTCCTGAGTCCTCAAAAATTGATAAACCAAGGGATGGATATAGTAAGACTTCGATGAATGTGATTCTTTTCCTGACTGTGTTTGTGTGATTTTTTCACTTGGCTCAAGTTCGAAAAAATTGTCATATGATAATTctaaaaaatgtcgatttttcAAAAACACAACTTCAAGCTTCATCTGTGCTTTTCCTGAATTTACGTTCCTTCCACAAACAAACGCCGCAGCATCAATGTCAAACTTTGCGGTACGAAATACCGACATTTGCATCAGGATGCGCTTGTATCGTTCTTCCAGCCTTGAAAACGATTCACGAAAACATGTTTCCACCCCTAGAATATCTTTCTGCATTGCAGTACTTTTGCAGAGTTGGAATATCGATATCAATTCTGACGGAGTGATGTCTTTAAATAGACCGCTGACTGAAAGGACGGCCAATGGACAACATCCACAAAGGGATGCCAGAGTCTGCAAGTCCTTCTCGTTCTATGTATAAAAAAAGAATGACACTACATCAATAAAAAACGATAATAATAACCGTCAACAAATactatttcttttttcaaaacaagGAACAATTctgggttttaaaaaaggaAGTAAAAAACGGAGCTGGTTTCAGTCTTACAAAATAAAACTCACCCATTTGTCACATAAGGCTGAGAAAATGTAATTGATTGTTTTTCAATGCCTTCAGTGTATGGACATAGGCGTAAACTTTTAATAGACCTCTTACAGTGATGTACTAGCACCATgcatgtattgtttatgtattttgagctctatataatatttcatattttataggtttacatgtatatccgaTCTTAAAATTTACGTTCGGGCTAACTCCCTATTTGACATACATTTACTTGAGAAGATATTTATTTCTGGCAAGGAAAATATGCACATAattatataagatattaaaaaaaactgttgaAAATGCGAAATCAAAATATAGAATTGCGTGGCGTGAGGAGGATTTTAATCATGGCAAAAATAATTACAGCATATAATGCCAGTGGTGCAGCTGTCTGGGGTATTCTAAGCACAAGCATTACCCGTGTAATAAGAAACaggttttcaaaacaaaaaaataatccTCCAAGTATTTGTTGGTTTTTCGTGAGTTTCGACCCCAAGACAGAGGTGCCCCTGACAAATACTATTGTAAATTGTAACCTGCTTTGAAGGACTTAAAAGCCAAAATTTATGTCAAAATCGGTGCTTAAACGGCGAAAATGCTGTTTAGGCCGACTTCCAAGGTTAATTCAAACATAGTAGGTAATGAATTATAGGTtagaaatgaaaacataaaacattaatatatacatgtatgtacgatAGAAAATAACTAAAGGAACTTGATATAACAATGTGATTTTATCAGGAAAATTACATACGTATGATATAGATTGCCGCTCTAACTCCCGTTTGAAGAGTGTCGATGCTTGTTGTCCAGTAAGCTCTTTAAGACAGATTTCCACAAAAGCATCTGTCAATCCCCTGATCTTTCCGATAGAGAGAAAGCTTTGACGACACGTGATTAAAATTCGTGTCTGAAATAAACAAGGCGAACCTAAATTCAAGattttggtttttgtttgcTTGATGTTCCTTCAAGATTGTTTCCACTTAAAtcgagatgtcaccagctgtaggtgaagagCCCCAAATTTAGCCCTATGCATGGCGCTTAGGGCCGTACAAGTGATGATAGCTCAAAGCCTGCAGTGGCATGGGACTTTatattctcacattatcaccagtgtgagataaactttacccatgtgagattaatagaatccttcattagtacgagtgtgggatagggaaattccaccgaggggacaagattcgcagtctaggacgaggctttgccgagtcctagacagcgaatcttgttccagaggtggaatttccctatccctcacgagtaaataatgaaggattatttttctcacattttacctacagtttagtgcataaatttgggagctttgagaaaattctaaattatcaaaatcctcatttcaacttcgatgcaaaaattaattagatagacagaaagagcatactcgaaaatggtttacactgtaagtgtaaactaaaaaacccaaggttgtccaacagaaagctatacacattaaaatttaaagataacaaagcaaaataattttacttcaccgtgtaacgtaaatcttcaccgtgtaacgtaaatcatagaaaatatatgacgtcacaatcaaatgacgtcgcagcagtgtgagacagaaaaatctcacatggctgtctcacatgggtaaagtcgatctcacactggtgataatgtgagaattttctgtctcacactgctgcgacgtcatttgattgtgacgtaatatattttctatgatttacgttacacggtgaagatttacggtACACGATGAAGCAAAAATAtgttgcattgttatctttaaattttaatgtatatagctttctggtgaaCATCCTtagttttttttagtttacacttacagtgtaaaccattttcgggtattctctttctgcctatctaattagtttttgcatcgaagttcaaatgaggattttgataatttagaattttctcaaagctcctaaatttatgcactaaactgtaggtaaaatgtgagaaaaataatccttcattattaactcgtgtgggatagggaaattccacctctggaacaagattcgctgtctaggactcggcaaagcctcgtcctagactgcgaatcttgtcccctcggtggaatttccctatcccacactcgtactaatgaaggattctattattcCCATCCAAAAGACCTGTGACTCTCATTTTTAAATGCGAGTGTTTAGTGAAAGAGCAGTCACTGAGCCGCCACCCGCATTAACTAGTATCTTTATAAAGTGTAATTTGAAAAAGTGATGAATATTGAAGAGGTTTTGGGGTGTCATTGGAAACATGACACGTTTAAATGAAATGATTGCTCGCAGTGGGTCGGTAGTCAGAGTTCGCTTCGTGACCGGAACGTCATAAGTCATACCTTAACCGCATCAAACCCAAGACGTAACAAGCTAACTAATTCAGGGAATATATGTCCCCCGCTTAAGAACAGGATAAGTGAGTGGAATAACTAACCAAAAtacagaagaagaagaagaagaagaagaagaagaagagagagagagagagagagagagagagagagagagagagagagagagagagagagagagagagagatttccaGTGTGTAAGCTTATTTTAACTACTTCATCAACTTTCATCAATTTGATTACAATGTCTCTTGGCATgcttatatttttattttatgtttaaactttattattattcttttaaaaacataaatcCCTGCTTTTAAAAGTGAACACAGATTGTAAGGAAGTGGGATAGTTTCACAGTACAAAACTATCCAACAACTCATACgaattgtgaccttgacatttcagTTGAGGTATTTCTTATGTTACAGAGAGCCATGACATTGAGTGTCACTGTTCAAGCTTAGAGAAGACTAAAGTTATCATCTAGAAACTATTTGATGTACTATATGAATATCTGACCTGGGTTTTTGACCTTTTGTCCTCAAAATTAATAAGTGTCTTCTTCAAGTCATAGGGAGTTTCTATCATTGTATGAAATTGCATTGCAAAAGCTGAAGGACTTTTCGAGTTACAATCTGGAATCAAAAGCGTGACAGACATACAGAATGACACAGACTGACATatagatggatggacagacagacccAATTTCGCTATTCACTaaaagcgggggggggggggggggggggggggggagggggggggagagaTAGGTAAGAaatgctccttcaccaaacgctcaaCATTTACAAATTCAGAacatttgtattttgatatgatttagtgtggccttGTTACTTTTATCAATTCCCTGTATATAAAATTCCCATATAAATctttgatctcctattatgGTCCCACGGGACTCCCACCCTACCGCCGAGGTCAAtgaattgaacaattttgaatttgcactaccagaagatgcttgcataccaatatgactaatcacggtcttgcttttaaaaaaaattcctatatattctcatataaagctttgatcccctgttgtgaaCCTACACCCCACCCCTTGGGTGTCATgagttgaacaaacttaaatatgTATTACCTGTGGATGCTTGTATGACTAATCATGCCCCTGCTGTTGTTGAGACGATTTTTTTCTAtacattcccatgtaaaactttgacccctatcATGGCCCTTTCCTACTTTCAGGGGCCacaatttaaacaaacttgaatctgaccCACCTAGGGATACTTGCATAATCATGACCCTATCGGTGAGAAGACgttttatttaaagatttcccctatatctTCCcaagtaaaacttttatccaCTATTCTAGCcacaccctacccctggggaccataatttgaatttgaactacctggggatgcttgcatatcaatatgagtaATCATTACCCTGTTGTTATTGAgaatagaatttttaaagatttttcctaagtaaacttttgatcccctattatggcctcaCCTTACCCTAGGGGGGAGGTATCATTTGAGCAAATTTGaatgcactatgtaaggaaccTTTCTTGtagatttcaatttttctggcaaagtggtttttgagaagaaattgttttaatgaccccatcctgttttttgtcttcttttttatCAGCTCCCCTTGATGGGAAGGGGTGACCCTCCATGTAggcaaacttgaatcctcttcaaCCAAGGGtaatttgtgccaagtttgattaaaattgagccagaagaagatgaaaatgagaaaagttAACAGCGACGACAAAGACAATGACAACATGCGCATGACAAAATTTAACCAGAAAAATTCACTTGAGCTGACAAAAATTCGAGGTCCTGCCACTGCTACGACCTTGAGGCTAAGCGTGGTACTTCAATTACAGCTGATGAggtctcagtatgagtgaaaaattctcgaagggatGTAAGACAAAGAAACAaactttaaacaagaggtactgtgagcaatgctcactaagaataccccccgcttaccccaatctcccaaagggtgttgttaataggtataaattacctctttcctgagtgtaaaaatatgctatgcctttgtagaagaaaatggaagatatagtccgaacacaaatccatggtataaacctataattttgaccttgagatcaaaggtcaaggtcataaagaggtcatgaatgtacaagACACATAgtatcatggtgatacacccatgtcttatggtaggactatgtcaaaaccctattatcaattttgaccttgaggtcaaagttgaaggtcatatagaggtcatgaaggtacccgacacatcgtctcatggtgatacagtcatgtgtcaaatatggtatgcctatgtcaaagaacaaagaagtcatggccctgacacgaatccattgtaaaaacctttaattttgaccttgaggtcaaattcatatataggtcatgaaggtacccgacacatcgtctcatggtgatacactcatgtgtcaaatatggtatgcctatgacaaagaagaaagaagttatggcccggacacgaatccattgtaaaaaaaactttaattttgaccttgaggtcaagggtcaaggtcatatacaggtcatgaaggtactcgacacatcgtctcatggtgatccacctgtgtgccaaatatggtatgcctatgtcaaagaacaaagaagttatggtgcggacacgaatctgcacagacagacagacggacagacagacggacagattgattcctatatacccccctgaacttcgttcgcggGGGCTATAATGAAATGATATtctacatattttgaaataagcaagtttttcttgacaatgttGATTCCGTTAAAAAGATTGCAATACAATCGGGCAAAACATATTGTACACTATGCCAGAAATCCACCAGTTCGCACCTTTCCCGAAGGTTAAACATATTCTCAAACCTATATACAGAAATGTGTGTTTGCAAATTTTCGGCACCTTTCCTCGGTGACATGGGTCCTCTTCAGCGTCACTAAGTTTCTTCACTACTTGGTGCAGGAAATCACTAAACTCGGGCGCATCATTCGCTAAGAGACCATCAATGTTGTCCAAAAAAAGCACTTTATTTTCGCCTGAAAACagttattgtttgttttaaaacttttcCCTTCGAAATATATTACCTACTCAGTTTactacatttaagaaatgaacatcacttttgagctgttcatggtcagtatgaacggatttggatttgaggcaaattctgtgaatcgcgttagcgattcacagagaatttgcctcaaatccaaatccgttcatattgaccatgaacagctcaaaagtgatgttcattttttataattatattcatttactaaaacaccgtttgtttacattgcttctattttgttgcataaaacgaactcctagcctctgtcacagtagttattgtgacgtacgtcaacacatagacatgacgtcatatTTCGTCTCATCCTGCCTCTTATCAACatattgcaaggtgcactgtattttggaggtaggagaccgcaagattgggatgataatccacgtaagtttacaatcttaatccaaagatgtgacttgcgagatctttgtaacagatgttctatttttttcaaatcattacgctctctcagtcgcgtgctttaagctagttcataatccgttcatagtcaatgtgaatggattgtgtcgcgcgctgaaattggttggttcatagaggaaaatgcgatatgcaatataaatatacagaTATGTCTTATCTTAGAGAGTACAACAGAAATCAGCATCTTAATACATGATTCGAACAAATGATACTGGTCCCTTCGCACtggttttttaaagaatattttttctAGGTCTTGGTGTCTTTAAAAAAGCCTAGTTTACATTTGTCCTGCGATGCTCCTACGGAGCCTTTCTTCCATTTAGTGTGGCTAGCATGCGATGGCAGACGGCGGTTGCAGAATTTTTGTAAAGTATCACGTGCTCCGTGATTTCCACGATTTGGTTTAGTTGACAGTGATACAAGTAAACTCGTAGACATGTCGTAAAACGTTTTGCATAATCCTCGAACCGACATTTTGCGGAAGATGTGAGCTGATCAGAAAACGCACAATTTCGGAGAACATAGTTGGCTACAAAAATTATAGGGGGGTTCTACGGAAGCCATGCGGGCTTCATGCGATTCCTGTGGGAGACTTGTGGAGATAGCACGGAGAATATTTTACAATCGCGTGGTATTCGAACAATATCCGCACAGCCACCTTATGGGCTTGTTCCGACCTCTCCCCGAGAGCCCGTGCTACAAATGGCACGATAGACGCATACAATATAAACATAAAAGTCGTTGCCTCCAAAATCGCACGGAAAATCGACCTCACGGCTGCCATGGCAAAAGTGAATTAGGCTTTATTGATAATCGTGATAACGTGTAAGATCATACCGTAAGAGCTAAAGTTATGGTTCTTATGATAGAAATGTTTATGATAGTACACCTGAGCTTTCACAGCATTTTTCAATCATAAGTTGTCTCCATGAGTCTCCTTTCAAGTCGACGAAATTATCCTCTTCAGTTTTTTCGTCTACGCATGAATCAAAGACTCCTTCTGATAGCCCCTCCCTGTGTGACACCACCACTGACTCCCCAATCAGGTTAAGTACATTTCTCACGAGATCTCGTATGCATTTCTGTTCCCTATTTTAGAAGTAATCAAACTATTATATGACACAATGCACTATCTTCCTAGCTATTATGCAATGGCGGATCTAACGGGGGCATGGAAATTTCAACCCCTCTCCTCTGCCTGAACACTTAATTAACAAAAAGATATGTATTGTCATTTTAGGGTATTCAATCCCTCCCCCTTTTGGAGCGGAAAAGTGATAACTTGGGTCGTAACCCCCTTGAAAATTTTCAGGATCCGCCCCTATTATGGAACTTTTCAGAAGCATGAATAAAATGGAAACTACACTTTCGCTAGACGACAAATATCACTgacaaatttgtatatttgatAATTATAGATGTCCATCCACGCCTCAATTCTTTCATTCATTGAAAAGACCGATAGGTACAAATATGATATGTATCATTtgtaatgtttagaatgcttaactaaggtatttctaatggtcaacaaaaatttgaGTGTTAGTTGTCAAGGTATGTGaaagatacagagctcacaattctttgttatgtaaacaagggtCGTGCCATGTTTtagtttacattgtttaaatatactagtaaaagtttcgtttaaaacagatttattcaatttataagttaattctgaacacatttAAATagttctagtgtttggcacatctacATGCtgttttctattaagcaatctaaaTGTACACAAAACATGGCAAGAGCATTGTTTGCTGGTGCTGTATCTCGCTTGTTACTCTAGAagtgatattcaaattttggttgaccattagaaatactttagttaagcattgtaaacaataaaaatggaaaaataacatttaaatctaaataatttaaataatctaaataaatttaaatttaaatctaaataattaaattcattgaaaatatcaagttattgcagcaataaaaaaaatcaagtccTATAGCTCCGTGACGACAAAAtagataaatctgaaaatcgaAACTGGTCTTCCTATGTCTATTCCaagtataaaatttatgaatatCTTCTCCAGGAAACTTGAATTATCACGTGTCGTAGAGAGTgctgacggacggacagacagacagagtgattgcTATAGGACACCCGCCATTACGTAGTCTACAATGATGGAAAGTCATGCAGAGATGACGTTAACATTACACTGCATGGAATagaatatttaaagatatgtttgaaattggttattattatcattatcattcaATTTTACTACATGTTACCTTAATTCCACTTTGATGATCCTCCATGCGGCTGTTTCTCCGAGTAACCTCCTACAGACTTCATCAGCCATGCTAGTTTTACCCATACCGCCTAGTCCACAAATCCACACACCTAGAGTGTAAC
Above is a genomic segment from Ostrea edulis chromosome 3, xbOstEdul1.1, whole genome shotgun sequence containing:
- the LOC125675219 gene encoding uncharacterized protein LOC125675219, which gives rise to MKSADVNENVGFGRTQVDPWDRIQLALIEEIDSNSEVRYEIFKLSGSKIPSAGTVKDGASYLKALEEHFQHNKDDVVQFLYHVTDECRLHLDQGTTSVSSILKQYKEGRRENELGMKQIGISRKCELIGREQEIQRTLGNIQSKQYKGVWICGLGGMGKTSMADEVCRRLLGETAAWRIIKVELREQKCIRDLVRNVLNLIGESVVVSHREGLSEGVFDSCVDEKTEEDNFVDLKGDSWRQLMIEKCCESSGENKVLFLDNIDGLLANDAPEFSDFLHQVVKKLSDAEEDPCHRGKTRILITCRQSFLSIGKIRGLTDAFVEICLKELTGQQASTLFKRELERQSISYNEKDLQTLASLCGCCPLAVLSVSGLFKDITPSELISIFQLCKSTAMQKDILGVETCFRESFSRLEERYKRILMQMSVFRTAKFDIDAAAFVCGRNVNSGKAQMKLEVVFLKNRHFLELSYDNFFELEPSEKITQTQSGKESHSSKSYYIHPLVYQFLRTQEEQYKNIVTDASARYVEHINRILSRAAKLPSVDSMKTIAKFESHFSTLCEYVIQYHLNPRSTTINVANTTSVLNTEWLLDLILDTTRRCQYYKQMIDQAIEENNVLDILYYKTCLGKLYFENDRHEKCDRILTDIEDVVVKHEKLSKELEYMKRKQNPKDVPCALVLGCYWTMQARYLNRLEKYGEAKDYLVIALHAFKKKGNGCWSQISSIYNLLGVISHNLKEYETAKQWHMQALNFVNDKPDAFIDKGIFLTNIGTALLNQWQQNKQSDDLLQDAERNYNRALELELTKAEKRAKILTQRGKLYLRQQKFDAAQRDFQDSLDIWKDIVNPPHINLISAYHDISSLFIRKDAHLKLGGESGSVPSIVQAYNNYKEIQRQIEEGGLFNWHSNNNLYAHIVKNHKIVLKRLNRNKREIEQVIEFYRDFEAGKLNRKILHRRRVDLDDEHSLTPSQSHDESIESGSEGSDSHSRHSETSFLSVTSDEDSVMTKNYDAKTEKLEKVIPTHNDADSARVERFDSGIGDSITSYTSSTSDSHTKALLLSIASGSFEEEVFSPCENGDKSVNNLLRKRRNSDRYQTCTLKRQRSIGEDYLRCSPNNAF